In one Thermodesulfobium acidiphilum genomic region, the following are encoded:
- a CDS encoding DUF933 domain-containing protein: protein MVGITAFPFSGKTTVINLLLKRSSFQKSDNEGRISVPDERLETLARIFEPLKKTPAFIPIKELSAFDLRKRIEPSLINEMKNAEVISFVARSFDISLYPYIYPEIDPKRDIRKFLDELIIEDIAVVEKRIKTSSKGIKKNSQEEKEIEILKKALPILEEGRLFREVELSSDEIKHLKHYSFLTLKPFLLLLNIGESDLVNTGKIEEEFTRFLGRSAKVLALSAKLEEELSMLEPEEAKEMLLSFGLKSFGLERFIQACYDLLGYMTFFTVGKDEVRAWQVRKGASALEAAARIHSDIARGFIRAEVISYEDFISCGAMNEAKKRGLLRLEGKEYLVKDGDILHVRFNI, encoded by the coding sequence TTGGTTGGAATAACTGCCTTTCCCTTTTCAGGAAAAACTACAGTTATTAATCTTTTGCTAAAAAGAAGCAGTTTTCAAAAATCAGATAACGAGGGAAGGATATCTGTTCCTGATGAGAGACTTGAAACTTTGGCCAGGATTTTTGAACCGCTTAAAAAAACTCCAGCATTTATCCCCATAAAAGAGCTAAGTGCTTTTGACTTGAGAAAAAGGATAGAGCCTTCGCTAATAAACGAGATGAAAAATGCTGAAGTTATATCATTTGTGGCCAGGTCTTTTGATATTTCGTTGTATCCATATATATATCCAGAAATTGATCCGAAGCGCGACATAAGAAAATTTTTGGATGAACTTATAATTGAAGACATTGCTGTAGTAGAGAAAAGGATAAAAACATCTTCAAAAGGTATTAAAAAAAATAGTCAGGAAGAAAAAGAAATAGAAATTTTAAAGAAAGCCCTTCCAATATTGGAAGAAGGAAGGTTGTTTAGAGAGGTAGAACTTTCAAGCGATGAAATAAAACATTTAAAACATTATTCGTTTTTGACCCTTAAGCCGTTTCTTTTGCTACTTAATATTGGCGAATCTGATCTTGTCAATACCGGAAAAATTGAAGAAGAATTTACCAGGTTTCTTGGGAGAAGCGCTAAAGTTCTTGCACTTTCAGCAAAGTTGGAAGAAGAGTTATCAATGCTTGAACCTGAAGAGGCAAAAGAAATGCTCTTAAGTTTTGGTCTAAAGAGTTTTGGCCTGGAAAGATTTATTCAAGCGTGTTACGACTTGTTGGGATATATGACATTTTTTACAGTTGGTAAGGACGAAGTTAGGGCCTGGCAGGTAAGAAAAGGTGCAAGCGCTTTAGAGGCTGCAGCAAGGATCCACTCAGATATTGCAAGAGGATTTATTCGTGCAGAAGTTATTTCATATGAGGATTTTATTAGTTGTGGAGCAATGAATGAGGCGAAAAAAAGAGGGCTCCTAAGGTTAGAGGGTAAGGAGTATTTGGTGAAGGATGGCGACATCCTCCATGTTAGATTTAATATCTAA
- a CDS encoding UPF0280 family protein, which produces MYLDYKRKFYVENLHGDLKPTFVDVEESKILILSRDIVLEAKDIVCSLRKDIVEHIERERFFKNSLIPLQNILGEPYIVSIMKNYSKIMNVGPMACVAGAIAQILGEKLFKGEDLIIENGGDIFIYKKGLINIKVYTNDEVFKDKIVISVEGGEDFKPLGVATSSATIGPSLSFGKTCATVVVSNNCALSDAAATRIANDIKTSQDLKRVLDKYKKMIYDCNIPILGVVCVIDSSMALFGKIKVDFV; this is translated from the coding sequence GTGTATCTTGACTATAAGAGAAAATTTTATGTTGAAAACCTACACGGCGATCTGAAACCTACTTTTGTTGATGTTGAAGAGTCAAAAATCCTGATCCTTTCTAGGGATATAGTGCTAGAAGCAAAGGACATTGTATGTAGTCTCAGAAAGGATATTGTTGAACACATTGAAAGGGAGCGTTTTTTTAAAAACTCTCTAATTCCGTTGCAGAATATTTTAGGAGAGCCATATATTGTAAGTATTATGAAAAATTATTCAAAAATTATGAACGTTGGGCCTATGGCATGCGTGGCGGGTGCTATAGCTCAAATTCTTGGTGAAAAACTTTTTAAGGGAGAAGATTTAATAATAGAAAATGGTGGGGACATTTTTATCTATAAAAAAGGTTTAATAAATATAAAAGTTTATACAAACGATGAGGTCTTTAAGGACAAAATTGTTATAAGTGTTGAAGGGGGGGAAGATTTTAAACCTTTGGGGGTTGCTACGTCATCTGCAACTATCGGTCCCTCTCTTTCTTTTGGCAAAACTTGTGCTACCGTAGTAGTGAGCAACAACTGTGCCCTGTCCGATGCTGCTGCTACAAGAATAGCAAACGATATTAAAACTTCTCAAGATCTTAAGAGAGTTTTGGACAAGTACAAAAAGATGATATATGATTGTAATATAC